The following is a genomic window from Asterias amurensis chromosome 8, ASM3211899v1.
tggccgaccatgttagttcgcacagtagaaggaaaaccacgcaatttcgaggcaaacttgtgtggatcattgtattctacttttaaaacatctttccaaccatatgcattttataaaaaacagttacaaacgcttttgttttgaccaactcgtccgatccaaggcaacgtgttcctttaaccaggaCAGTGACAGGGTATGAGTGCACAAATCCCTGATTGAAATTGCATACAGTTGGGTCAATGGGTTCATGAAGCTACCTTGAAATCATAACAGGAAATTCACTGTCCCAAAgtctaactacatgtacaatgtattagcctttttggggggggggggggggtatagtgGACCTTTTAGGGAAGCAGCCGTTTGATTTGGGTGTACACAGTCAACTCTTGTTATAGCTTGGTCTCTTGGACTGTCCAAACATGGAGTGCAAAGTACCTGTTTCTATTACAGGTTGGAAAAAGGCAGCAAAACAAAGGAGCACAGTGTCTAAACGAGATTaaggacttcagaatgtactcttcaTGAACAGAACCTCTTCTAAAAAGCGCACTTTAAAATGAGAGCCGACTGTATACAACAAATTTTACCCAAACATAACAGTGCCCTTTGTAATAAATGTGTCAGTAAATggcttaaaaacaaattcccaaatATCTGAACTTCAATTTCTTTCCCACCTGGTCAGCAAGAATTGGATTCTTGGAGTAGATCCTGAATAAAGCGGAGTGAGATATGACGCAATACAGACAGTTGTTGCTCGAGCTTGTTGCCACGACGATCATTTCCTTGTCGGCTTTTGTGAGGGATCCCGTTTCCTTTCCCATGAGGGCATCGTAGTAGGCAAAGAAGGCACGGAACTCTGCAGGTCTGTGTGACAGGGCTTTGAAGACGTTAGGGACGAAACcagactgaaaaaaaaaaaagcaaactcgtttttaatatttttgcaaTAAACATGTACCATTGAAAATGGGTTCCACTTaatggcttaaaggcactggccacctttggtaatttttcaaaaatccagtcttctcacttggtaatgcataaaataacaattctgagAAAATatgaactcagttggtcgtcgaagttgcgagagtataatgaaagaaaaagtaaTTGTGTCACATAaatcgtgtgctttcagatgcttgatttttgagacctcagctgaggtctcaaaatcaattcaaatattttagtaagaaattactcctatctcaaaaactttgtacttcagtgggagccgtttcttgcaatgttttatactatcaacagctctccattgctcgttaccaattaagtttttatgctaaatattgttttgagaaattaccaatatagtgtccagccGTCAATTTTACCTATAAGTTGGGcgcattaaacccatcctaTAGTAAGGTCAAAAATTACTCGTCCGAACTCGAGATCAATCCTAGCTTTTCTTGAAATTGGCTGTAGTGTACCTTTTCTGCAACTTCACTGATCTGGTCCTGCATATCTTCAGGAAGGTCTTTTAGCTCTGGAGTTGGGTAACGACTGATAGGATGCTCATCCGATACACTGGAAAATCCCCGATGTCTTATAGTGGCACAGCTGCCCACTTTCTatagcaataaaaaaaaagtgaaaaatccATTTTTATGGCACTCTACAAGAAATCAACAACTCAAATACATTTCAGAGGAAAGGAAGAAGCAGAAATATGTTCAGTTTGatgctttgcatggtgtggagaaatgaaaaaaatctatgattgaataaataataaacttgcgggtacaaccatgtgtaaatctcttttgagtgagtgttggctatgaaaagagccggtttggtctcaacgttttgaacaGCATACTCTGTGACAGTACACTGTTCGTCtcgaaacatcaagaccaaaccggctcttttcagagtcaACACACATTCAAAAAAgacttacacatggttgtacccgcaagtttactaagggaatcaatgtgtggtgaagaggttttcaacttcTGGTTTAATCCCATTGAGGCCtcgttcttgataattttaccgagacgaagtcgctcaggtttatttttttaagaaccAGGTCTCGGCAgggttaaaccactagttgaaaaccgatttaacacacttaatgattcccattcatacaGTGTCCGTCGATGtcggttttttcccataaccgatatatcgaaaatttaatatcgagtatactttatttgaccaaaatgacgccattacgataccttggattgttagaaagattattttactgtataacgtaagattgttttcttccttgttttgttttgtcttgttgattcggggaagtttttgcggggtgaagacgcattgattttgatcacatgcgcaatgggaagttgcatcttaaacagccgatggggcagcagcggcggtttcttttgaggttttaccgaGCGCGTGCCgcggggtcgtgaacttctgcggcgggccggcggctgatggcgaaaacacaaagaacaagcagacatacttggttgtaaaacgtattttatttaatacggcaactcaaaatgatgaaactacataacgacgacggcttttctaatactcaaacacagatttcttttaaataatcggacactcttttggtattttcgatatcatttaggaacatcgaaattttcaaaacatcgaaattattttcgatatatcgaataTCCGATActacgatatgattataaacgtgacatcggcgatttcgatgtcaaaaaaatatcgagtttttgagtattttcgatatatcgacggacgttacattcataaataccttttcggtccaaaaacatcaacacttatggtcaaaatgtaaaataaatgcattttttttttttttatgatttcgTTCagcacaacacccctccagctatgaggGCCCAGTTTCCAACCTGAgggcccagtcaaggccctcaggtaaacaactccttataagggaatgctgtgcgcgtcgcgcgtatcgcgtgatgtggcacaactgtctcggccgtggctttcgaccaataggaatgaagaaactgtcttataagcacaggtgcaaactcgcgtgtcacgcctatgtttcaacactttttactggtcataaacaaaggtttatacacacccatgtgacgcgctctccaccaataggaatagcgaaactggctgaggtatttatgaatatttatttaaagttaAGATTGTCAGAGgaatattattttaagaaaCTCCCACACACAGATGACAGACACTTGATAAATTGAAGTGAATAATGAACAAgttatggctctcttttaacaaCAGTCAATCATTatacccagtgactggggcgctagattctttttttcccaaattTCGACATTATCGGTATGaccaataatgtcaaaatttcgaaaaaaaggaatctagcaccccagtcactgggtctagtcAATCATATAATATATGAAGAGAGCCACAACACTAACACAAACAGTAACACTAACAGCCCCATGCTTAGAATTAGAAACTAATATAATTTAGTATAAGGCTCCCGGGGGAACCCCCAAAAACTTTGACCCCCAGAAAAAACTTACTCCCGATTTGTAATACTCCGTCTGTTGTTCGCTACCTcagccccaccccccccccccccaggaccCTCCTCTCTATACACTCACCCAGTAGTTTTTCAGCGAGGTGCGATGCCATAGCAGACGGTAATTTGCAAAATTCCAGAGTCGACGTCCAACTAGTGTTGTTTTCAGAGACGCCatgttgtttgtttacaaattgtACGGGTGGAAATTCGTCTGCTGCGCTGGTGTTAAATTAGACTTTACTCAAGTATTAATCCCGTGAGCATCACAAAACTCCCACAGGGTGGCGGACCTATCGTATGAGAacgagacttgaatcaagtctagtgtGAAGTTGGTTTCTTTCGTATTCGACACTCGAACAACAAACAAGTACCAGATACTGTTTTGCCATTCAAAATTCATTTGTGCACAAACTCAATTCCACACTACACACCAGCCCTGcatggcggccttacactttcgtactATACTACAGTAACATAAAATCAGTAACTATCAACTAATTTCATTTGTACAAGGCCCCCACAGCTTGTACTTCTCGGTGCACAATTGGTGCAAGATATGTGAACAGATTTCCTACGGTACATGTACGAGTAGGATTCTacttagccctggcggccttacactttcgttttgtactacagtgaaagattcctatatagggctagattCTACTCTACTCTACTCACTACATAACTGGTACTCTTCACGTCGCTGTGTTAAGccaatgcaaaaataactgAGTACCAGCATACACCATACCATACATAATGtacactagcgggatgccgcgcttagcgcggcaccccgctaggatataaaaatcctttacacaaatatttcgaaatgtgggtgagggtgttatacgcctctctcaatatttatgcatggcgtcataattctaacccaaaatgaagctatttcgcacgtccaccactacttgcagtggctgtacccacctcgttttgggttagacgacgtaccttatgcatctagaaactataaggctcccccgtgatccttataggggtctaatatgttgggcctccctaacgttacacgtttttcaaatcagcgttgataggtgaaactgaccgttagccagcaataactgaagtttcttttgtactacactaccaaaactttctccacacactcaatatacattcataatgcttgcatttcctttttaaaaaacatcgtcaaaagtgacatttttacgtcccacgatacatagcgttgctacagcactatagtataagtaaagcgagtttttggaacatgctgtgtgccacaaatctaatttatctactgtttttttttttcggggggggggggggcgggggcggtaagagcgtaggcctctttttagtttattttcatctgaattggtcttgtaaactttctggtcaataggctgcatgtataacgggagcacttaacgtgaacgtcaaaaaagtgttttgcaggcagagatgccaagtccagaggctagctatgtgtgagatttttcaaagctcaacccccatccccccggaaaaaaattgccagtttaagaaggcctttttaaaccaccgcccaaccttttttttattgttttttatttattttttttttaattgtggacaaaaagtgtttcaaaatgcatcaaaaacctcctcagaataattaaaactcacttgaggtacacatgagatgttgatggttaatgtggaggttcgattgtgtcagattatatccttccaaacatgaaaaaatagactaaacaatcgctcacttcttctgcctgttgtgtcttcgctagtggagcgcatttcaacgaatttgctaaaagaatcggaacaaacttgtgcgcaataagcgttttgcgctctgccgaatttgagctgaacctactggatgagcaaaagcgtgtgcaatctgcaaatttgcgctctgtttgtacaaattttgtacaaaaaatgtcgttaattttttttcccgatctcgccccaataatggttgatgtgcgtgtgagcgtgagacagagccaaaatgcgtgagtctcatgcctaatgcgtgagacttggcaggtctggttttgttttattgtcacttgggcttgttgcatctcgcgaaatttgaacgacaaacgacacaatttctgaccgcgttcatgttcacgctgctctaggaacaaacctccatacatcccatatctctggaaccctatatcgtacaaactaaataaaaacgataaactcgtccccttaACTTATTTcgctttcagaaagcatgtcaagtcatgtttagggtttgttacgtccagtttgggtcaatagacaaactcctaaaaatgtaccccatacagccgcacgaggtctcttttgttaatattgtctccatcagtaaccaacccgacgggccgatggctaaattaggcttcaaaatggatttggcaaaatgtacattctgaggcctgaccgacacactgctctaaccaattttgtgaatggacttattcaaaaggaaacttaatgtcgtttggcttaacaactttgaccaaatgcaaagcaaagttctttttttacagcttcaaaacagcctttgacgtgtgtgtataagtttcaccatagagtaaggaatggtttcacaattctacctccatggttaaactctgaaactggaacattatacctccatgaacagaccgtattctaaaaaggtattcatgtacccatttgagtttactggcaaagggtccaaggtcgccacccactgtcaacctaaagtggtcccacggcgaccttcttcaccaagcaacaggtggcctgtctcaaaccagacaacacaccactcacaatacactgaccagaatggctctttgtgtaaggccccccccacccccaaaatgttattaattgtaaagttcccttagacaccttccaacctatagccggccctacccaatgtttccaaattattaagcttccgtttgatcccatccttgttcatcatgataattctcatgccgtttggaagtgaatgcttttttataaatattctccatttaatcttttcaacaaatgagtcacccgcagaaggatttctaggaagtctgataacaacgtcgaccagtggttgacacatggtcgcctgcgaaacatcagtctacggtacttcatccattcaatgcaaattcggtcaaattcgtgagattggtttcggttttgtcctggcacccagcctcttcgaccctttcgaccctgcgcggcaatgaatgagccaatccggagcaccatctgcgaaacactgtccaatgagtcgcctgtcagaaagatttctaggaagtctggtaacaacatcgaccagtggttgacgcacggtcgccgcccaaacttcctccaatcacatgacttgtaagtgcgagtttggatccgggttttgcagacttgcaacccgacgtctgaaaccacacaaacgtattgaattccacacaaacaaccgtgttggattccacaaggatgccataccactggaccttctaattttcaatccaagatggcgcaggttacgcttttaatagtatagattacatgtatgtacacactGCATGCTctcgtccgtccgtccgtcaaGCGTCGTCGTCCACAGCTAGTTTTGACGCGGATTTGGTGATTTATGATGCCGATCCGAAACATTGATGGACATCTTTTCTCGGTAAGAAGTTGATTTTGTGCACGGTGGTCTTAACTGGTCACTCTCAAACTGTTAAATGATCAACGTCAATTATTTTAGGATTATATCAGATACTTAATTAAGACTTCCATTAAACATTATTATCAAATAACATGTTcatccatggagcaataaactatttattgctccatggttcatCCTACTCCTAAATCCTAGCCCCATTATGATAATATCGATATGCCACAAACATGGCCCAATACAGTGGATTTTTGGACCGATTTATTGGGCTAGGTCATCCCTTAttgttattcttattctttatttggccattaaacaataacaatatacaaacagacagtatgtaaaaaaaaataatataaaaacaaaactaaaagtaaatacaaagcaagacaaacaGTCTGACAGTACggcacaggaaattacaaaacaaccctaatgtgatggccagcccccgatttcacgaaactcatcgcaagtagcgacgcatcgcaGGGTTTGCGAAGCGTCGCAGACCTAAGACACGTCGaggctgcgacgagttccatAATCCATTTCACCAAACACGTCGTAAGTGCGAAGAGTCGcaatacaaactattttcattcttaataaaaaacaaccttttggacaaggatgaactgctaaagttctgcggctgttttatgttatgtacatgtacagcttgGTCATGAAACAGTCGTGTATTATAGTTCATTCAATTTCAAGATGGCAGACACTCAACCTAGTGTTTAGGTTTGGGTTGTTTTGGTtggtttataattattaattggttgagttgtttaagtttgtttgtactttgttatgcgtgtgtttgttttctttaacccgtccttttttttttttggggggggaaggtaaatttccatttgttgtctaGTGTCTTCCCGATTGGTTCACAGAAGTTACGTGTGGTAATTGTTATGTCCTTTCATGCATTGTTTAcgtaaacaaatgaaacatagCATTCTTACGACGACCCTATGGGTCGTCGTAACTTACAAcgtgttcttcctcattgtcaAAGAACTTATGATGTATCCAATGCATCGTAACTTTGATGAAACAACTTGCAACCTGATGAAACAACTTACGatgtgtaaccggtcgcaacttgaacttgcgacgcgtcgcagcgcgtgggcaggatcaacaaaagtataattaaacactctgTAGCGCGAACTCCTGTTAATCCACTCACATAGGGAGGCAAACTCACTATATTatatactctctttggaaaataaaaataattaaaagtaaatataaataatctgtatacacaaagcacaacttgaaacaacaaaaccaaaaacaaacaccagaaattagacaagcaaataaataaataaataaccaaattgttaattaaaaaatgtaaacaaaaagtgacaataagtaaatgaataaatagttggaaaggtacatgtaacaagaaatatagcaacaaataaatcaaaatatggatggataaacaaaaaataggtcaataaataaacagacaaaTCGATAAAATAACAATGCAAGCAACGAAAAGTTAATCAAACTAACTCCTTTTCCAACATACATACCTTTACATCAATAAAAGGAtgattaaatatgaataaaacaaccgatcaattaataaacaaatagtcaataaaccagaaattagataagcaaataaatagttagattaataaataacaaaaatattgatattttatttctgaGTTACATGCACTCATCCGTCTATCTAtccactcattcattcattcattcgaccatatttttcctttattatatccaaCTGCAGGTATAAATGTAGAAATCAACCTTCAAGCAGTATTGGACTACCATGAAATAATGCAACTAATCCTCCGCCCCaatagccttttgtcaaggccttcgtggcttaGAAACTAGTTTGGTAGAGCCGTGATTCGAAGCGCCTGGAAGGGGATTTTTGCAGGCTGGTCTAACCTTCCAGTCATTTTGAATGCGGATCTATGAAGCAATGAAGGCTACAGTCCCCCTGGT
Proteins encoded in this region:
- the LOC139940748 gene encoding uncharacterized protein; translated protein: MASLKTTLVGRRLWNFANYRLLWHRTSLKNYWKVGSCATIRHRGFSSVSDEHPISRYPTPELKDLPEDMQDQISEVAEKSGFVPNVFKALSHRPAEFRAFFAYYDALMGKETGSLTKADKEMIVVATSSSNNCLYCVISHSALFRIYSKNPILADQVAVNWECAELDPRQHAILEFAMTVCKSETITEDHLKKLEKHGLDREDAWDIAAIAALFALSNRMAHLTDMRPNKEFYLMGRVPKAK